In Triplophysa dalaica isolate WHDGS20190420 chromosome 19, ASM1584641v1, whole genome shotgun sequence, the sequence atactaggaaaaattaaaatggtggtcaaaagagctttcctacattcttcaaacatcttcttttgtgttcaacaaaaatacatttattaaaaaaaatccttctaTGGCAGTTGGCCAACTAGTTGGTTCCAAGCATCCAAAGTATCTcagtcttcatcagaacaaagaaatgtccTGTATATAgatctggaacaactcgagggtgagtaaatgaagacagaattttcattttaggcgaactgttcctttaacttcAGCTTGGGTAATGTTTACTCAAAACTGGAGTTGTTTAAATgcataattacatttattagaatttttttttggtaaACCCTTGATGAGACTCAAAACCCTTCTCTGATCTACACTGATATTCTAGAGATAAGGGAGAGGAGTACAGAAACTCACCTTGATCAGTGGGCAACACCTGTctcaaaagaaaatacagaGTAAGTGcaagacaaaaaatgaaatgcaacaaAGCTGCAAAGCATTAAAATCTATAGCTCTTACTGTAGCAGGAACGGCTCGAGACAGATTTAGCAGCACATTCAAGATGGACACTAGAAGTAAACGCTCCATTTTCCCTCAGTGTGTCTTAAAAATAGTTTCTCGCCGAGTGTAGAACTGCGAGGGAACTGAGTGAAAGCCTTTCTTATATATTTACCATATATTAGCCATCTGGGAGTGCCTACTATTGGGTTTAAAGTTAAAATCAACACagacattttaaaagatttcaaaTGCTTCTAGCATGTGATTACAACACTAAACAAgattacatttgtgtatttattaagaATTAGTCTAAAACAGAGGCCTCAAGCCTCGGACATTTTGAAATTGATCATATACTGTTGCAAGTTGCAACCAGGTGTACACatatgaataatataatatCTAACTAATAATCtctaaaaataatgtaaagcaAAGATGAaacttttgttatattttaggaGTTCTTGGGCTGGCTAAAAATGTAAAGCCCTTTTCACACAGAGATCCTGGAAAATACACTGAAAATTGAAGTTGTCCCGGAATCTATAGATTTTGTTCATTCACACTGTCATTTAATTTCTAGAATCTGTGTGTGGGGACACGTGATGTAATATACTGCAATGTAATGTTATGTGCATTTTTCCACCCTGAAAATAGGGTTGatcacagtgaaagatatttccTCGCTGTGTTTTTAGGTGGCTAAATAGtgcaatttgttattttttatgacCTTTATTTAACCAGGAGGAGAGAGATTAAACATCTCTGGGTCCTGGGCAGCAGTGCAACCATAcataaatacagacataaaattcactaaaataataataatatagaacAACTAAAATATCAAACCCTTTAAAGTCAACCACAATCCATTAGACATCAGGCATAACAACTACTGCCAGATGTGGCTGCCTCCAAGTCAGTTAACATCCTCTTAAAATTGTCCGATGAGACCAGTTTATTAAATTTCATGGATTTCTGTAACTTGTTCCATGTAGAGGGAGCAGCATACTTAAACGCCTTTCAAGGCAGATTTTATCACTGCCCTCCTTTATTTAGTGCCAAATGGGCCTAAAATAAAATCTCTCTTTTATTTGTATCACATATTTTTGCATTTCGAAAATGACAAAgatgtaattatttttatattttgtattggtAAATGCAGAATTACGAAGAGGAATGAGGCACAAGAACGCAAGGTAGGCTATAGCCCAACGAGTTTAagctaaatataaaatgtaataggaaaataaatagaaagcAAATTGTTCAGGCTTGTTCGGAGCCAATTTACACAGCCTTAACATAATAATATAGCAGAATAAtgcgaaataaaaaaaagacagtATTTTTGCAACATTCAGACTCAACTCTCTTTTTCCAAGCAAATAGCTttgtcattcattcaccttctgATTTAAAACTTGGCAGTCTGCTTACTTTCAGCCAcgacaacattacacactgaatGAATTGAAGTTTTCaagatctcatgttatgtactctttaatagttttgataaaagtaatttcaaatTTACACTGCATTTAGAAGCAGATAACGCTATTCTCGCATCTGAACTTAAATTTAGTGCTACTTGAATTCATTCATGACTTAGCTAAAGACAAATAATAGGGCTCTTTTTTCATTTCGATTTACTAACGAACAAAAATGACTCGCTTaactatatttgttttcatagcaaaattatttacaatatatgaTACATGTGTGTCATAACTACAGCTTCTACAGCATTGTTTCTCCCTTTTCGGATCAATCATTCACACAGGCACTTTTGGGGATCAGCTGTCTGTTTAAATGGGGTTTTAGTGGTGGGTTTCAGGGTCTGTAAAGGGTCTGTAAAGGGTGAAACTCCTGTGCTACCATATTAAACTCAAAAGTCAGCATAGTTCCATTGTATCACTGAAACGCCACTGTCAAACACTTAATATATTATGAATGACAGATGACACATCTTTAGCGACTGTGCAGGAAAAAAGCGTAATCCGACTCAGTGGGTGAGGTACTATAATCCTGTGCCAAAAGCTTACCTCCAACCCAGTGTGAAGTACTGGAATAAGACTACAATGCAAACAGGAGAAACACACTATTTATTCTGGTAGATACACCTCACCTTGGAATACGTTTCTATGACTTCATCTGTGGATGAATATATAACTATTCGTGTGACAACATGTTAACAACCCAAACCCAGATTGATCGGTTGGTTAATTAAGGTTATTATTCTAGTCTTATCAATATTAAGGTTTGTggaatgttgttttttcttgatGTTTACTTATAGGTTCTCTAGATAAGCGTAGTGGGCTCTTTATGTCACCACATGGTATTATTGtttatactttaataaatatactttaataaaagtgtAGGTTGATAACAACAGTACATCAATGGGCCTGTTCTATacctgcaacatttatatttcttatgTTTGCATTATTGTACAGTGTGATTGCATTGTTGCTACACTACAGGAGCTTTAACTGGGCCACATGCTCGGATGTCTCAACTTTCGTGCGCGGAAACATATGACCTTGCGCTCGAGGACACAGTGTACACAGACGTCACTAGTCGGCAGACTAGCACAATCCACTTAAGCGCTGAAGAATGACATCACCGCTAGATGGAGCTGGAGCGCGTCTGGCTGCTTCCACTGTGATGAAATTACAATGTTTGCTTATCTGGGTTTCATCATCGATTGCTTTAATCAATGCTAAACAAATATGCCAAATGCTTTGTGTAGCATTCAAATCGAGAGTGGTTGGTCATCAAAAACCGATTTGAGGTCTAAGGTTGAGTCAAGAGATATCAAAGGCTTTGCCTAACTCCTTTAAATGCACACTATAAGTGACAACAGACTAAAACGACAATGCTCCTTTAATTTCTAGGTTGTTCGACATGATTCACTGTCCCCCCTTACTGCCTAGCCTTCACCTTCCAGCTGTTGTCTTTAAGGGCTATTAGTGTTTGCGTCCTGGTTCACACCTGTTCCCGGGGTCATGACCCCTCTCAGCATTCCAGTGCACCGAAGTGTGACCTTTTGTGGTAAAGTCATAAACCACATCTACACAAAAGCCTCCATCTGTAAAACCCCGTGATGCTCTGTGAAAGAGACAAGGTGCTGTAAAACATCTACCGAGCTGTGACATAACTCTTCAAAACGaggatgtttaaaaaaacgagCTGTAAATGGACTCTGTCAAGAGGATCAGACAGAATGCGGTAACTGCTCGACTGTAATGCAGCGTAGGCTGCGACGGAGAATGACCTTGAATTCAAGGTCGCCTGTACAGTCTCAATGACATCGAGAACACTGGCGCTTCCAGATTCGTTTCCGTTGTTTCACGCGGTATGATTGTACACAAATAGACCACACACGAGCATCGTTTATACTGAACGTGTCACGAGTGCTATTAATTATACAAACATTTCCACGCTTCTCCGGACAGGTTGCTATATCACGCTGTCTGGGATGCATTCCTTAAATAGCCCACTGTAATAATTTCCTTAGCACGAGACTCTTTTCCGTTACATTGCGCGGCTTGACGCAACCCTTAtattctctctctatctctctctctctctcaatcctTGTGCTGTGATCAGGTTACGATGATTGTAGTCTATTCCTTCTattcctcttctcctctctctctctctctctctctctctctctgcagtcaATGTGAACTCTGCGCCGCTGGCTCGCAGCCCAAAACTCTTCTACGAATCAGCTGACTATGGGAGGCCTGGAACAGAGAGTTGGGTCAGTGTCACAAGACCAAGCAGACTGATATTTTCCATGCCATCTAAAGCGATGTGTGATTTACAGCCCTGTCGACTCGTGTGAGCTTGAATGGGACAAATGCGTTCTGTCGCATTATTGTGCATTCCTTATTCATTTGTCTCTTTAACGTGACGTATTTGGACGATATGTGGAACAATCGATACAATGAAATATAGCATAAAATGGTGTCTTAAATGACAacctttcaactgtatatattagATGAAAACATGCAGCTTTGAGGACGCATTATTGTACGCAGTCACGAATCGTGAGAATTATTTTGTTAAGAGTGATGAACTGTTTGCTATCTTCATTTACCCCTCGCGCAGTCCCAAAATAGCCCTGCTTATAATGCGATTAGATTAGGAAAAGGTGTGTAAACTCGCGATTCACATATACAGTAGGTCAATTTTTCTTTATCGTTTGAAGCGCTGCTAGTGGTGACGGAGGCGCGGGGACGCGTGATTGGAGGCGCGAGCGGACGTAACGGAGAAACAGCAGACGCAAAAGGAGAGAGGGAGGAGATAGAACAAGGATATACGTAACCGGGATCTCAGCTGTATTAGCGGAAGACGGGATTCAGGCTTGTAGTGACAACTAGAAACAGCAATATGGGGAACTAGTCCAGGGAAGAGCGATTGAATTGGATTAAACCAACATTTTGCTCAGATGGTAGAGACGCAGTTCATATCGCGTTGATTTTATTCTACACGTTCATTATTTTACTTATCAGAGCACCAGAATTGCTAAAGTAGCATTTATTACTAAGGTAGCCCACTTCAGCAATGAGGGCTCTCTAAATCGCCGTGTGTGGAAGATACAGTGTTGCGATATACGTGATAATACGTAATCGGATCGACTGTTTTGCCGAAGAGTTCGTTTTTTCTCCTTTAAGGCATCGCACACCAGCAATGTTCTCGGAAATATTGGTAAGTATGGACCCGACCGGCAAAGAGAACTGAAATTGTCCTTTATGTTGTGCGAGTGCTGGTAAACTGATGCTTTGAGCACGTTTGGCGTTCATGTGCGCGTAACCGCTTGTATAGTGAGTCTGTTTGATAATCATCATTTTAATGTCATACGGTCTATCACTAGAAAACGTCTGCTGTCGCATCTCATATGTCCACGTTTCGTTAAACAGTAAACTTTACACTGTAGACAGGTCAATGCGTCCCGATAGTTTGCTCGCAATACAACAATTTCTAgattatgtcatttaaatccTCCGACATTGCATGCAAATTGGCAAACGACGCATCTGAGCGTTTTTTGTGATGCCCGACGTTAAAAAGCAAAAAGTCCGCAGTAACACTTTGCTGCAAGCTGACCTTGATCGAGTCCCCTAGTAAATGCATCGTGTCAGCGAGTGAGTGAGGTTTTACCTCGGACTCTAGTTCTCCAGTCATGtcgcatttggaaacaaagtgCCTTACACGCGACCGATTTCATTGGTGTTGTAGGTATTTTGCGTCGTCGCTGACGTAACATTATTGGGACACGATAGCAGTACTTTCTTAGCTGTCGTAAGTCTGGATGCACTGTTCCAGCAGACCCGAGAATCGGTAGACTCGCTGATCAAAAGCTGAACTTTAGGTTAGATTGAAGCATATATGCATTGAAGTTATGTGCGAGATGATTGGAAAGAGTCAGatgctcaaccaatcagagacTTTTTACTAAAAGAAGTCTCTACTATGCAAACGTATTTGAAAACTGGTCCAttcaaattctttaaaaaacactcTGTTAGCTTTCAAAATTGAGTAAATAACAGATAAAAATACGGTGTTTTTCTTTACGGAGGAAAGGAGTGAAATATTTTCCTAAGGTTTGGTTTGTAGTGTGCCCAGCATTTTCCTGGACTCATTTATGTAGTTTtgtcaaaaatatacattagtCACgcattttttaatgttaagtGTAGCCATGTAGAAACTCTTGGAGTGGCTGGCGATCACTTGGTTCCGCTTGGACGTGATTGGGAATCTCTGCTCTTAAGAAGTTGTAATCCAGTTTAGCAATTAACCTTTCAATGGTCGAGGCTCGCTGAACAAGGTCACCCTTTGAGGACTGCTCTGACAGTCTTTGCTCTAGTTTCCTGCGTGCATACTGTAGCCGATGTTCAAAGGCTAACACACAGTACTTATCTCAGATTTCTCCACGGAGAATCAGATGAACGTGGCATGTATGGCATAGATTAGGAAATGATCCGTGCTGCAATGCTTTTCATTTTGACTCAAAACGACGATTAAACTGATATTTACAATGATAAGTCTAAGAAGTTGTGATCCTTATTGTATTCAATTTAAGTAGTCAAGTTCTTAGCTTGCGCTTTGAAAAATGgacctgaaaaataaatgagtaaCTACAATCAACATAATCTTTAACGAATGTCAAAGAAGAACTGTAATTAAAGTTTTTGACAGTGAACAAAGAAATCCTGTATCTGTTATATCATATTGCTGTAAACTTAATTCCAGTTACAAGATTCATTCAATTGCTGtacgtttgtttatttttgtctctttcaTCACAAATTCTACTAGCTTTTACCcatattgttatatttacatGCTGTGAAATTAGTGAATTAGACCACTTTGTTGTTCGTTTATATTTGCCGTCACACGGAGACCCTTTGGAGTAACTGTGGCTGTCCTTCAAACCCCTACAGTGACTTTGACCTTTGGAATGTGTCAGAGAACAGAAGGGGGAGGGCGAACGTTGTGTGCAGAAATCATATGAGAGTATCTAAGTGTCCGAATGCATGTGGGAAGAGTTGAGTGAATGACAGCACGCAAGACCAGTGAATGGAGGCCTCTGGAAGACAAAGAAATGGCTTTTCCCTTAGTCAGCATTTTTGAATGACGCAGGTGGAGAGGGGCAAACAGTGTAGATATACATTATTATGGAGAAAAAATAGCTATGCGCTACCATACACATACTATGACGGATTAGACTCACAAAGACCAAGGCAGATTCTAGTGTGAAATAAAAGACGGAGATAAATCATTTCACGACTCCCGAAAGTCTTGCTGACACCacatgtaacattaatgttgtTTCTGATTTAATCTGACTGTTTAATTTGCGTTTTATTTCAAGAGGGTTTAGGCTAGTGATGGTTTCTCACTTATTCATCATTTGGATACTTGACAAAAAACTGTTACACTTTCTGATACAATTGCCAGGATGTTTTATGAAGCCTTGCGTTAAAATGCGTAGATTTATAATGTGCAGTTCTATGTTTAATGAGTCCAGTCAGTTTGTTGATCTGACactgttttctcttttattggCAGGGTTCCTGATGCCCAGTTTGAACTGACCTGTAGTCTTTTGACaccagaagagagagagaagatttTCTGTGCACGTTCAGCAAAAGATCATCACTCTCGTGCAAAAGAGGTAgttatagtttattttattgttcattcttgcttgatttaatatttcttaCATATTTACTTATTATAAAAATCTATGTACGGACATGTACTTTATTTGCTGACTCTGTTGTCTTCTATCTCTGATGACATCAAGATCGGATGGGATAAAAAACTtggttgtttatttatcatttgaatatatataatgggaaaataatgttttgtcgTTTTAACCAACACTCCACATCACCTAGTTTATGgtgtgattttattattaaaatgatatatgtGTGGCTGGCCACGAGCTACTCTCCTCCCTCCTCGCGGCAGCCAATGACACGCACGGTCTTCAGGCGGAAAGTGAAGTTCAAAGATGCCCACATGAACAGCACtgctaactaaataaaactacacATTTTAGTCATGTTTACGGAAGCGCAGACATAATTATCTGTTTGTAAACGTGGCAATGAGTAAGAATTTCGGGCACATGTTGGTGCAAACGATTGGAGGAGGCGCAATACATTTTAAGCGGAGTAAAGGTAAGTTAGCGAAAGCTAAGCGTTGGGCTAAGCTAGTTGGCTGTATCTTTAAAGTGGGATTCGTACTTTtactaatattttaacattttggtaagaatgaatgaataaatcaaatacGCGAATTCACACGTGCAGCAAATTAGGGCTATTGTAAAGCCCCTGGTTTGACTCAAGTGATAAAGGTGTTAAATAGCACACCGAATATTTCAGATGTTCACATTTAAATTTCAAAAGAGTTGACCGTGTAGAATCCCTTCGGTTCTGTGTGTGAAGACCCGAACCGGAACTGGCACATCAGGTCCGGTGCGCTTTACTCCTGATGGATAGACGCACTTCCGCAATGATGTAACGACGGATCAGTCTCACGTTCGTTTCTCTGTCCGGTGTTCACACGTGTTGAAACGGGACTATTCATTTATCTTCCAGTCACGTTAGTTTGCATTTAGAGATCGCTGGTTGTTGTCACATCACAGGCCTTCATTTACCCCATGTGTCCTCACTTCAGCCGCATGATAAAGGGTCAAGAGGAAGTCGCAGCATTTATGTTGATCTGGTGGTGTTTTAAATAATCGAAAAACTAATGGCTGGaacacactacaagacttttaaaatctgaacagatggttttttaaactagacatcatacacttgcacacattttgaaagtttcagatagtaCACActtaactgatcaaatctgcagccTGGCACAGTATTTCTGCatcaagtccagactgaaaatcagACGAAAGTCCTTAAGTGTATTTTAGCCGTAAGGGGTGTAAACACGTTATGGGATATGAATACTATTCCAAAATTAGCAAAGATTCGCTATAACTCATTTAGGAGAGTTGGTATTGGGGAATAGGTTAAAGTCAAAGTTCGGGTGTTATGTAACAGACTATACTGAGCAAGATCAGTGGACTTGGAAGCATTGGGAGTGGGACACAGTTACATTCTGCCCACTAGCTAAAGTTGCAACACGTCACATACAAGCGGGTGAAAGGTGAactgtgtgtgatgtttgtcaAGGGCAGATGAAGGGTGGACATTTCTTAATATCTTGACGCGCAGAAAATGTTAGATGCTGTTATTAGAATATGTACAGAAGCTAATGTACATATTGTCTATGACTAGCAGTCCAACACTTACCGAAAAGTCCAGTCATTCTGCTATCCTGAACAGTTGTGTTGCCTACTTGGCTGTCATCCTACAACTTGTGTAATTTTTGTATGTGCTAATGTGACGGACTCTTTGCTGAACGCTTAAAATGGCACGGTCACCATGTTTAGGATGTGGCATCATAGGTTTGTTTGTCCCTCAGAGGGGTTCATGAACTATGGGTGCTGTGGAGGGACTCGCACACTATTGGGCATCTCTTGTGTAGGTGTAATTAGAGGATTGGTTGGTTCTCTCTCTCCTGGATTAATGACCCTAATCTTGTGTGGGTGGAGAATGGTGTTGGGATTATGGACAGTGCTGTCTGTTCACTGGAGAATAATAATGATGCATCTTTATCCTAATGGGTATACAAAATAACTTGATCTTGAACTAGTTAGAAGCTATATGACTGTAGTAAGCATAACATTTAGTAAATATTTGGGTAATATTATGTGTAACATTGAATGGACCTTGTTACCTTCTGCTTTGTTTGCAATCAAGTCATGTGGATGTAGGAcgtaggagagagagagagagagagagagagagagagagagcaatgcTCTTGCTTTTTCTGCTGCCTCTGCTCCGATTTCTGTTTGCTCACTCAGCATGCACCTGCATGTTAATCGAATGGAAATGAGCACAATCATTTTGATCAAAACAAAATCATATGAGTAATGTAGATAATGAGagagtaaataatataaaaggaTTACTGAGAATATAACAtattgttataattattatataagaAAATAATGAGATTTATTATAACACATCACATACAATATCACAACTCGGTGCTATATGTGCTGAATGGACATCAAGCAGAGCCTATGTCCATAAATGTATGAAACATAACGAAAGGTTAAACACAATGCTTTGTAatagataaaacaaaaaaagaatgatCTGAGATTACATAATCAAGCCAGTTGACATTAATCTGAagtcatttttgacattttgtcgAATTGTTTTCATATAATTTCATTTggccattttattgttttgcttgGGAATGTGTTTTGAGCAGCTATAGTGTCCTATTTGACTTGCAGTTAAAATGtcctaaaatatttatatattatttatgttttaattacaaCATAATAGAGgtgtttttacacacacacacaaaaaattatatatccCTTAGTAGCTGCAACACATGAATCTGCTACATACTCTCGTCTCCGTGACCTTCAAGTGATGATGCAGCTAAAATGGAAAATGTCCCTCCCCTTCACATTATCTCACACTCCTTCAATCTTTTGCAGGTATAATGTCTTCCAGGGAGCGACGCTCTGATCTGTACATAAAGGCCGAACCCAGCAGTCCAGACGGAggaggtggtggtggtggtggtggcaGAACCAGCCCAGGAGGTGCATCCTCAGACTCGTCCCATAGCGGAGGAGGGGGTTCCAGAGGAGATGGGACTGGACGCTACTCTCCGCCCCTTTACACCCCCGCTCTGCGATGCCACTTTAAGGAGGAAGGTGCAGATGGAGTCGAAGAAGGATCTACCGGGAGCGCCGGTGGACGCTGCAAGTATGCGCTGAGCACGCTTCCAAAAAGACTGTGCTTGGTGTGTGGAGATGTGGCTTCTGGGTACCACTACGGAGTGGCTTCCTGCGAAGCCTGTAAAGCTTTCTTCAAAAGAACCATACAGGGTGAGTATGTTTACTAGATGATATCACTTATACTTGCTGAACAGCCAGTTCATATATAATCTCATTTCCATCCTCTCCAGGCAATATTGAATACAGTTGTCCAGCCTCCAATGAATGTGAGATCACCAAGCGCCGCAGGAAGGCCTGTCAGGCATGTCGCTTCACCAAATGTCTCAAAGTAGGCATGCTCAAAGAAGGTGAGATGGCACgccactctctctctgtcttgcaCGCGTGTTGGGTGTGATCCATAGGGGATGACAATAGCCTACTCTTCTTACTGGTTCTGGTGTGTGCTGTAGGAGTCCGTCTGGATAGGGTCAGAGGCGGAAGACAGAAGTACAAGAGACGCCCGGAGGTGGAGAATGCCACATACCAGAGTTCAGCAATACCTTTAAGGAAGGAGGGAGAGAAAGGTAATAAACATGGAATAAGttccaaaaatataattatgaaatattttttgtttttatagttgtagctttaatttaaatttttatgaGCTTCTTTTATTAGatttgtatcattttatatttattgaatataaaattatttattcgtTTATATacaacatatataaataaaaacttttcagttgtattatagttttattaacaATTTGATTTGGCTTTTAATTTTTGCCATTTCAATGttcttctgttatttatttaatatatttttcatattatataatatatttttattcatatatatatttatgttttaaaaaaattaaatcttttttatatagatattcttttatattatgtatttattatgtttttttatttcaattaagtttagtttagtttcattttagttgcatttcTAATTCTTATTactttaactttttaaatagCATTTATGCCGACATTTAATCTGATTTCAGTTAAAAGatatgttttaatagtttatttttagaaaggtacagtgttataatgtatcataaaaaaaaaaactaacattaATATGTGACTCTCAGGTTCATCCAGCATCATCGTGTCTCATCTGCTTGTGGCGGAGCCAGAAAAGCTGTTTGCTATGCCAGACCCCTTGCAGCCTGACACAGCCCAGCGCACGCTCACCACTCTCTGTGACCTGGCCGACCGGGAACTAGTTGTCATCATCGGCTGGGCCAAGCACATTCCTGGTAAGTGATAACAAGACGGCAAGGAGGTTGGCAAGGAGATTGTGTCAAAGAAGCTTTTCTGGTGTCAAGCTACATGCCACTTATTCTCCTGTTACTGAAATAAAGCCACTGCTTGGTTCAAGTTTTACATGTTCGAATTTGCCAGAAAATTGAAGTGCATTTGAAGTATTCATTTTATCGGTTCTTGAGAATCTGcaagttgagctacaggaacacatttgttttaacaGCTGCCACATTTTACGTAGAAATTTGCAACTACTTGGTTTGTTACTAGCTTCAGTTTTTTGGATGGAGGGGAGACTGGATGCTAATATGCCGATAGCGTTTTAAGTGGCTGTGAAAAGGCCAGCTGGAAAACACGGTTACAGCTTGTTAATCATTGATGTATGATGGTTCTTATATTTCTGGCCTGTCTGAAAGTGCAGAAAAGTGCTGATCAATCACACCTGGCTGTAAGAGACAGGTGCCTGAAGGAAAAGCTTAAAATCAAAGGGAAACTGGAGAAGATGAGTAAACTCTGAACGTGGAGGACTTTCATTCTTATTGCTAGGTCCAGCACTAGACACGAAGACATGATTTTAGATTGTTTTGGGGTTATTTTCAAGATTTCCAGAGCACTGTCAAACATGTCAAGGCAAATCCTCAATATCTCGCAATGTTTCCAACTAACACGTCCTGGTTTTATTGTATACTGGAGATGATTTGGGTAACTGTGGGACTAACATGCAGTGAGGGCAATGTGTTTACGTCACATCATTATAGTTAACTAGATTTACTTCAGACCTTCTCAAATTCACTGTGCACACTTTTGATACGGTGAAGATGTGGCTGGGTTAAAAAAGTAGATTTACTTCTGTCTTTTTTCTGCCCCTCCAGGTTTCCTCTCCTTATCCCTGGCAGACCAGATGTCCGTTCTGCAGTCGGTGTGGCTGGAGGTGTTGGTGTTGGGGGTGGCTTACCGTTCTCTCGGCTGCGAGGATGAGGTGGTGTTCGCCGAAGACTTTGTTCTGGATGAGGAGATGTCACGGGTGGCCGGCCTAACCGAGCTCAACGCGGCCATCAGCCAACTTGCGCGCCGCTTCAGGGCCCTGCAGCTGGACCGCGAGGAGTTTGTCATGCTCAAGGCCATCGCTCTCACCAACTCAGGTGCGTTTCCCCTCACGCTTAGCATTTTCCATCAATGACTCATTCATTCCGAGTCTGTTTCTGTTCCATGTCCACTGCATGATGCAACTGATGGGAATCATATTTAACCCGGTTATCGAGACCAGATCTCATTCTGTCTTGTGTCGCAAACTTACCCGTCTTGTCACCGCCAAGTTACACAAATATATCCCCCACCCAGAAAGACATGTGACTGTTCTGATTACTGTAAACAATAATCTCAACCCCCATCTCCTTACCcacagaatttgtatttgttatgCAAATACTCGCAGCTGGCATGTTTTGAATCCTGGTTTTGCGAAGAACACACCCAAGTGATCTTCCTCACAAATCTGTGTGTACATGCTAAACATTAACCCTCACCGGCAGTCTAATGCAGGGGTCAGCAACCTAAGTCAACGTAAAGGTTAATAATATATGTACTGATTAAACCT encodes:
- the esrra gene encoding steroid hormone receptor ERR1 isoform X2, encoding MSSRERRSDLYIKAEPSSPDGGGGGGGGGRTSPGGASSDSSHSGGGGSRGDGTGRYSPPLYTPALRCHFKEEGADGVEEGSTGSAGGRCKYALSTLPKRLCLVCGDVASGYHYGVASCEACKAFFKRTIQGNIEYSCPASNECEITKRRRKACQACRFTKCLKVGMLKEGVRLDRVRGGRQKYKRRPEVENATYQSSAIPLRKEGEKGSSSIIVSHLLVAEPEKLFAMPDPLQPDTAQRTLTTLCDLADRELVVIIGWAKHIPGFLSLSLADQMSVLQSVWLEVLVLGVAYRSLGCEDEVVFAEDFVLDEEMSRVAGLTELNAAISQLARRFRALQLDREEFVMLKAIALTNSDSVYIEDMEAVQKLRDLLHQALLEMEIQRRPDDPQRAGRLLLTLPLLRQTAGRALTTFYSIKTRGGVPMHKLFLEMLEAMMDSP
- the esrra gene encoding steroid hormone receptor ERR1 isoform X1 — its product is MSKNFGHMLVQTIGGGAIHFKRSKGIMSSRERRSDLYIKAEPSSPDGGGGGGGGGRTSPGGASSDSSHSGGGGSRGDGTGRYSPPLYTPALRCHFKEEGADGVEEGSTGSAGGRCKYALSTLPKRLCLVCGDVASGYHYGVASCEACKAFFKRTIQGNIEYSCPASNECEITKRRRKACQACRFTKCLKVGMLKEGVRLDRVRGGRQKYKRRPEVENATYQSSAIPLRKEGEKGSSSIIVSHLLVAEPEKLFAMPDPLQPDTAQRTLTTLCDLADRELVVIIGWAKHIPGFLSLSLADQMSVLQSVWLEVLVLGVAYRSLGCEDEVVFAEDFVLDEEMSRVAGLTELNAAISQLARRFRALQLDREEFVMLKAIALTNSDSVYIEDMEAVQKLRDLLHQALLEMEIQRRPDDPQRAGRLLLTLPLLRQTAGRALTTFYSIKTRGGVPMHKLFLEMLEAMMDSP